CTCACCGGATGCCCGCCAGCTCGCGGCGGGCCAGCTCGGACTGCCACTGGCGCAGGGCCGTCTTGATCCGGTCGTTCTCGGCGTGGGCGCGGGCCACCTCGGCGTAGCAGGCGGTCAGGTCGTCGGCGACCCGGTCGAGGAAGTGCCGTACCTCGGCGGCGTCCACCCCGTGCCGGCCGCGTGGGGTGAACAGCTTGCCGCGCACCTGCCAGGGCCGCAGCGGTCCGGGCACAGCGCTGCGGTACGCGGTCCCGCGCGCCTCGGCGGCGTCTGGCCGACCCGATTCGGCGTGGGATTCCCACGGCTCGCCAATAGCGCGGCACAGTATTACCACAACCTGACGCAGAAATGCGCGCACGGAAGCATCCGCTCCTTTCCTATAACGGTGATGACGACCTATGCCCGCAGGTCAGGTCGCCCGAGAAGAGGGCGCGACGATCGGTACCGGGGGAAGCGAAGACCGCCGCGCCACGGCCATACTGCGCTGCGGATCGGCAGCGAAGCAACTTTTTCGGCCCCGATTCTTGACTTATTTATGGACAACGGATAGGCATTCCAGAGAAGGCGTTCCGGATGTTAAAAAAACGGAGAGGAGGCGTGATCGTTGGCCGAGGACATGGGTTCGACGGTGCCGCGACGGCAGCTCGGTCGAGCGCTGCGACAGTTGCGCGCCGAGGCGGGGGTCACCCTGGACGCGGCAGCCGACGCGTTGGAGTGCAGCCGACAGAAGGTGTGGCGGATCGAGAGCGGCCTCGGCTCGGTGCGCGGGGTGGACGTGCGGGCGATGTGCCAGCTCTACGACGCCAACCCGGAGCTGACCGCCGCGCTGACCGCCCTGGCCAGCGAGACCAAGGCGAGAGGCTGGTGGCACGCCTACGGCGACGCCATCCCCGACTGGTTCGAGCTGTACGTGGGCCTGGAGCAGGCCGCCCACCGGCTCAGGTTCTACTACGACGCGATGATTCCAGGGCTTCTGCAAACGAGGGAATATGCGCACGCGGTGTACCAGCACCGCTCCGAGGTCAGCGATGACGAGCGGGAGCGCCTGGTCGAGGTACGACTACAGCGGCAGGCCCTACTGAGCCGCCGCTTGCCGCCGGCTCCTCGTTGCGCAGTCGTCCTCTCCGAAGCGGCGCTACTGCGGGTCGTGGGCAGCCGGGCGACGATGGCGGGGCAACTCCGTCACCTGTTGACGCTGGGCGAACGACCGAACGTCTCGGTGCGGGTGTTGCCGCTCACCGCCGGGCTCCATCGCGGAGTCGAGGCGGGCACGTTCGTGATGCTGGAGTTCCCTCCCGGCACCCGAACAACGCCTGAGCCGCCGGTTGTCTACAGCGAGTCGTGGACTGGCGCGCTGTACCTCGACCGGCCCCAGGAATTCGCCGCATATGAGAACGTCTGGATGAGCATCGATGCGCTTGCCCTCGACCAGGGACAATCGAGGCGGCTCATCGACAAGATCCTTGGGGAGGTACACCATGGCTGACCTGACCGGAGCCCGATGGCGTAAGAGCAGTCGCAGCGGCAGCAACGGCGGGGAATGTGTCGAAGTGGCCGACAACCTGCCTGGTCTCGTCGCCGTACGCGACAGCAAGGACCCGACCGGGCCCGCCCTCACCTTCACCCCCACCGCCTGGACCGCCTTCCTCCACACCACCCGCCCCACCCACTGACCCCAGCCCGCTTGATCCACTCCACTTCACGGATGTAGGGGCATCGGCCCGACTCGAAGCCCCTACATCCGTGAAATGGCGCACAGCAAGATCATCAAGCCGGGGGGCCCACCTGCGGGCTACGACAGCACGGCAAGGACCCGACCGGACCCGCCCTCACCTTCACCCCCACCGCCTGGACCACCTTCCTCCACACCACCCGCCCCACCCACTGACCCCAGCCCACCTGATCCACTCCACGTCACGGATGCAGGGGCATCCCCTCGACTCGAAGCCCCTACATCCGTGAAATGGGGCACGGCAAGATCGGCCAGAGCCGGCCGTGCGGGCGGCGGCCCGACCGGTCAGGCAACCTGGCCCCGGCGAGGTGGATGCTTCAGGGTCTTCTGCGTGGTTTACTCGCAGGGAAGGGCCGGTAGGTCCAGGATCTGAGGGCACAGCCATGTTGTTGAGTTTCCGCTTCGCCAACCACCGGTCCTTCCGGGACGAACAGCAACTCAACCTGACGCCGGCCTACCGCAGCGGAGACGAGCCCGAGCCGGCCGTCCGGGTGGTCGGCATCTTCGGCGCCAACGCCTCCGGCAAGTCCAACTGTCTGCACGCCCTGTCGTTCATGCGCCGGTTGGTGCTCTCCTCCGACCGCGAGGTCGAGCCGGGTTTGGGCATCGTCCGCGAGCCGTTCCGGCTCACGACGGACTCGCTCGAAGAGCCGTCGCACTACGTCGTCGACCTCAACCTGAACGGCGTCCGGCACACCTACGGTTTCGCCGTGGACAATGACGGCGTTGCCGAGGAGTGGCTCTACCACTACCCGCGGAAGCGCCGGCGGCGCGTCTTCGAACGCACCCGCGACTCGTACGCGTGGGGGGAGGACACCGGCCAGCGCATCCTGCTCGAACGGATCGCCGAGGTCACCGCCTCCACCGCTCTGTTCCTCTCCACCGTCGCCCGCTTCGGCCATGGTCCCCCGGCCGCGACCGACGAGCCACCGCACGGCGTCTACCGCTGGTTCCGTGACATCTACGGCCGCGAGAACCCCGGCCTCCGGCCCACCAACGCTCTCGGGTTGGACTGGCCCGACAGCG
The sequence above is a segment of the Micromonospora sp. WMMD882 genome. Coding sequences within it:
- a CDS encoding DUF397 domain-containing protein translates to MADLTGARWRKSSRSGSNGGECVEVADNLPGLVAVRDSKDPTGPALTFTPTAWTAFLHTTRPTH
- a CDS encoding helix-turn-helix transcriptional regulator; protein product: MAEDMGSTVPRRQLGRALRQLRAEAGVTLDAAADALECSRQKVWRIESGLGSVRGVDVRAMCQLYDANPELTAALTALASETKARGWWHAYGDAIPDWFELYVGLEQAAHRLRFYYDAMIPGLLQTREYAHAVYQHRSEVSDDERERLVEVRLQRQALLSRRLPPAPRCAVVLSEAALLRVVGSRATMAGQLRHLLTLGERPNVSVRVLPLTAGLHRGVEAGTFVMLEFPPGTRTTPEPPVVYSESWTGALYLDRPQEFAAYENVWMSIDALALDQGQSRRLIDKILGEVHHG
- a CDS encoding DivIVA domain-containing protein gives rise to the protein MGEPWESHAESGRPDAAEARGTAYRSAVPGPLRPWQVRGKLFTPRGRHGVDAAEVRHFLDRVADDLTACYAEVARAHAENDRIKTALRQWQSELARRELAGIR